A genomic segment from Idiomarina piscisalsi encodes:
- a CDS encoding S41 family peptidase, whose amino-acid sequence MKRLVTSLLVSAAFGASASGGTSERPLIMQPEISPDGTQIAFSYQGDIWTMSTSGTNPNRLTIHEGYESSPKWSKDGNSIAFSSDRFGNDDVFIMPSEGGRPDRLTYHSASDRVLGFNNDNQVLFNTRRLYAEVEREWEVYSVATTGNATEFRFMDALGFDAVVSPDGKKVALVRSTARVSREDYRGPANRNIWVYDTETGEYNQLTDFDGNDFMPKWSSNNELYFISARAGKYNVFKQKLDASKATQVTNESEFGVEHFSIDKQANHLVYQAADKVKMITEGQSTSLDLSIPTDFRFDPVTQKSTTNSLDEYSVSPDGKLISYAVRGDLFVKRNDKDDKRSVRLTTGAARDRDVTWLDDNTLLFVSDRDGQNDIFAVKSADAEEPNLFKSLKHSVIPITRTDTQERQPLVSPDGKKVAYREGRGKLIVADVAEDKSFTNQTVLLDGWATPNDVSWSPDSNWLAYAISDLSFNSEIFIHPADSSQEPVNVSMHPRGDYSPVWSPDGSKLGFTSMRNNGDYDIWFAWLKESDWQRSQEEWKRDEFAEEPAETKKDEDDSETADKVVEPMQIDLDGIYERLVQVTRFAGNETGLAFDNKGEHVYYAIGGAGRQNFEMDRDLFKIKWNGEDKKLVIKGDKRPRDLSLSDDGKHLFALTNSGTLVKVNTKKDESETLTTVSQQNIEHMAERAQIFDEAWQALDAGFYDPEFHGNDWQELKEKYRPLALKASTKEDFQYIFNLMLGQVNASHMGLYRGENQKQTQKTQTGLVGVELLPTNEGLSVASVLNNSPAARDDSRLQVNDVITHVNQQPVSDINFYAALNGYANQRVLLNVQRNGQDTEVVLWPTTSLSDQKYDNWVDTRRAMTEKYSDGRLGYLHIRGMNWTSFERFERELMAAGYGKEGIVIDVRYNGGGWTTDYLMAVLNVEQHAYTIPRGATDNLDENKKKFRDKYPYSERLPLSAWTKPSIAMSNENSYSNAEIFSHAYKSLGIGKLIGRPTFGAVISTGAERLVDGSIIRMPFRGWWVKESDANMDFTPAQPDIEVFNPPAYKAKNVDPQLKRAVDELLKTL is encoded by the coding sequence ATGAAACGTTTGGTCACAAGCCTCCTTGTTTCTGCGGCATTTGGCGCGTCTGCGTCAGGTGGTACGTCAGAACGACCGTTAATCATGCAGCCGGAAATTAGCCCGGACGGAACTCAAATTGCATTTAGTTACCAAGGCGATATTTGGACAATGTCGACATCCGGCACCAATCCAAACCGCTTAACCATTCACGAAGGCTATGAAAGCTCACCGAAATGGTCAAAAGACGGTAACTCTATTGCATTCAGCAGCGACCGATTCGGCAATGACGATGTCTTTATTATGCCAAGCGAGGGAGGTCGTCCCGATCGCTTAACCTATCACAGCGCCTCAGACCGCGTATTAGGTTTTAACAACGATAACCAAGTACTCTTTAACACTCGCCGTTTGTACGCCGAAGTAGAGCGTGAATGGGAAGTGTACAGCGTTGCCACAACGGGTAATGCAACCGAGTTCCGCTTTATGGACGCTTTAGGCTTTGACGCCGTGGTATCACCCGATGGCAAGAAAGTTGCCTTAGTGCGTAGTACCGCCAGAGTGTCTCGTGAGGATTATCGAGGTCCGGCCAACCGTAATATTTGGGTTTACGACACCGAAACCGGTGAATATAACCAATTAACCGACTTTGATGGCAATGACTTTATGCCTAAATGGTCGAGCAATAACGAGCTGTACTTTATCTCCGCTCGTGCGGGTAAATACAACGTGTTTAAGCAAAAGCTCGACGCTAGCAAGGCAACACAAGTCACTAATGAGAGCGAGTTTGGTGTTGAGCACTTTAGTATTGATAAGCAAGCAAACCATCTTGTTTATCAGGCAGCTGATAAGGTTAAAATGATTACGGAAGGTCAAAGCACGTCGCTCGACCTCTCGATTCCTACGGACTTTCGCTTTGACCCTGTCACACAAAAATCAACGACTAACTCACTGGATGAATACAGCGTGTCGCCTGACGGCAAACTGATTTCTTATGCCGTGCGTGGTGATTTATTTGTGAAGCGCAACGACAAAGACGACAAGCGCTCGGTCAGGCTAACAACTGGAGCGGCGCGAGACAGAGATGTCACCTGGCTTGACGATAATACGCTGTTGTTTGTGTCTGACCGTGACGGCCAAAACGATATTTTTGCTGTGAAATCAGCGGACGCTGAAGAGCCGAACTTGTTTAAATCGCTGAAGCATTCAGTAATACCTATCACACGCACCGACACACAAGAACGCCAGCCTCTGGTTTCTCCTGATGGCAAGAAGGTCGCCTATCGTGAAGGGCGCGGTAAATTAATTGTTGCTGACGTTGCCGAAGACAAATCCTTCACAAACCAGACGGTATTGTTAGACGGGTGGGCGACCCCTAATGATGTAAGCTGGTCACCAGACAGCAACTGGCTCGCTTATGCTATTTCTGACTTATCGTTTAACAGTGAGATCTTTATTCATCCTGCAGACAGCTCGCAAGAGCCCGTCAATGTCAGCATGCACCCCCGGGGAGATTACAGTCCTGTTTGGTCGCCCGATGGCAGTAAGCTGGGCTTTACGTCAATGCGAAACAATGGCGACTACGATATCTGGTTTGCCTGGTTAAAAGAAAGTGATTGGCAACGCTCGCAAGAAGAATGGAAGCGCGATGAATTTGCAGAAGAACCCGCTGAGACCAAAAAAGACGAAGATGACTCAGAAACTGCGGATAAAGTCGTCGAACCGATGCAAATTGACTTAGATGGCATCTATGAACGACTGGTTCAGGTCACTCGTTTTGCCGGTAATGAGACGGGTTTAGCCTTTGATAACAAAGGCGAGCATGTCTATTACGCCATTGGCGGAGCCGGCCGTCAGAATTTTGAAATGGATCGGGACCTGTTCAAAATTAAGTGGAATGGAGAGGATAAAAAGCTTGTCATTAAGGGCGATAAACGGCCTCGCGACTTGTCGTTGAGCGATGACGGAAAGCATCTGTTCGCGCTGACGAACTCCGGCACACTGGTCAAAGTTAATACGAAAAAAGACGAGTCCGAAACGTTAACGACCGTGTCGCAGCAAAACATTGAACACATGGCCGAGCGCGCACAAATCTTCGATGAGGCATGGCAAGCACTCGATGCCGGGTTTTATGATCCGGAGTTTCATGGCAATGACTGGCAGGAGCTAAAGGAAAAGTATCGTCCTTTGGCATTGAAGGCATCAACCAAAGAAGACTTCCAGTACATTTTCAATTTAATGCTTGGCCAGGTCAACGCCAGTCATATGGGCTTGTACCGCGGTGAAAACCAAAAGCAGACGCAAAAGACACAGACGGGCTTAGTCGGCGTCGAGCTCTTACCGACCAACGAAGGACTTTCGGTTGCGTCCGTGCTGAATAATAGTCCAGCGGCACGCGATGACAGCCGCCTGCAAGTGAATGACGTGATTACTCACGTGAATCAGCAGCCGGTCAGCGACATTAACTTTTATGCGGCATTAAATGGCTATGCAAACCAACGCGTTTTGCTGAACGTGCAACGCAACGGTCAAGATACTGAAGTCGTACTCTGGCCAACCACCAGCCTTAGTGACCAAAAGTACGACAACTGGGTCGACACACGCCGTGCAATGACTGAGAAATACTCTGATGGCCGTTTGGGCTACTTGCATATTCGCGGTATGAACTGGACCAGCTTTGAACGTTTCGAACGGGAGCTCATGGCTGCTGGTTACGGTAAAGAAGGGATTGTCATTGACGTTCGTTACAACGGCGGTGGCTGGACAACAGACTACCTGATGGCGGTATTAAACGTTGAACAGCATGCTTACACGATTCCTCGTGGTGCCACAGACAACCTTGACGAAAATAAGAAAAAGTTCAGAGACAAATATCCCTACTCTGAGCGCTTACCGTTGTCGGCGTGGACCAAGCCTTCCATTGCTATGAGTAACGAAAACAGCTACTCAAATGCCGAAATCTTCTCGCATGCCTATAAATCGTTAGGTATTGGCAAGTTGATTGGTCGCCCCACGTTTGGCGCTGTTATTAGTACCGGGGCTGAACGTCTTGTTGATGGCTCAATTATCAGAATGCCATTTAGAGGATGGTGGGTTAAAGAGTCCGACGCTAACATGGACTTTACGCCGGCACAGCCTGATATCGAAGTGTTTAACCCGCCGGCGTATAAAGCCAAAAACGTGGACCCACAGTTAAAGCGCGCGGTGGATGAATTGTTGAAGACACTGTAG
- a CDS encoding endonuclease/exonuclease/phosphatase family protein, producing MLKPKALFPQQLIDGHPIHHGEEFGVLCWNTQKLTEKPEFQHTLASVLKDYPSLFLLLQEVKLSAQNNWLLPDWSYAVAPNMQTRRSVYGVLTASGYVFQEAQARLSSKREGMFATHKSYMLSYHSLAEGGSLLVVNVHAINFVRARKFSQEIELIKQEILGHKGPLIVAGDFNVWSRRRRLSLLQFCRSVGLRQAIMVDPHHVKAYRQHPLDFIFYRGLALQETIAIDTSKVSDHNPLYARFKL from the coding sequence GTGTTAAAACCCAAAGCTTTGTTTCCTCAACAGCTCATAGACGGTCACCCTATTCATCATGGGGAAGAGTTTGGTGTGTTGTGCTGGAATACACAAAAACTGACCGAGAAGCCAGAGTTTCAGCATACTTTAGCAAGCGTTTTAAAAGACTACCCCAGTTTGTTTTTGTTGCTTCAGGAGGTGAAGCTGAGTGCCCAAAATAATTGGCTGCTTCCTGATTGGTCTTATGCAGTGGCGCCGAATATGCAAACACGTCGCTCCGTGTATGGTGTCCTCACCGCTAGTGGTTATGTGTTTCAAGAAGCTCAAGCGCGACTGAGTAGCAAGCGCGAAGGCATGTTCGCAACCCATAAAAGTTACATGCTCTCTTATCACTCGCTAGCTGAGGGTGGGTCATTATTAGTGGTCAATGTCCATGCGATTAACTTTGTTCGTGCGCGCAAATTTTCCCAAGAAATAGAGCTCATCAAACAAGAGATATTAGGACATAAAGGACCGCTCATTGTGGCTGGTGACTTTAACGTTTGGAGTCGCCGGCGCCGCCTAAGCTTGCTGCAGTTCTGTCGTAGCGTGGGTCTTCGCCAAGCCATTATGGTCGACCCCCATCATGTTAAAGCCTACCGACAGCATCCTCTTGATTTCATCTTTTATCGAGGCCTTGCGTTGCAGGAAACAATAGCGATCGATACCAGTAAAGTGTCCGATCATAACCCCCTTTACGCACGATTTAAGCTGTAA
- a CDS encoding tyrosine-type recombinase/integrase, giving the protein MTLQKLSTPRAIDALKPREDGKKYRRTIQCRGIAKGTLFVLVSSKGKKTFYSRASYSSQRIDIRLGSYPAISLQEAKQKHNENMALIDEGRDPRIVRQADKLENEQQITLNELFDDWFEFQRETGDQKETTLNAHRWRYKKYLQQKLGGLPVNMIDRLTLLKTLRETARISKEQARKSFTTLNLPLDYAQAQQIIEVNPCRSLKPKDVNASKAKPRDRFLSMGEISELLYLLNNECTNSSPQLIVFTKIALITGARRGEIRNMRWADLTSKDNETFWSIKETKNGKPHRISLHKYAMQLINSLKPITGDSEWVFESSSRREQPIGIDSPTQFISRLIEDHNLEHFRLHDLRRTAATQWAEELSADSQLIELMLNHLPQNQLVRTYQVVQRSTEQSEIRAKWEALLSNFGLLGKEKTINFDKTA; this is encoded by the coding sequence ATGACTTTACAAAAACTATCCACCCCACGCGCAATAGACGCACTTAAGCCACGTGAAGATGGCAAAAAATATCGACGTACTATCCAGTGCCGTGGCATTGCGAAAGGTACGTTATTCGTCTTGGTCTCTTCAAAAGGAAAAAAGACTTTCTACTCTCGCGCCAGCTACAGTTCACAGCGCATCGATATCCGATTGGGGAGTTACCCAGCTATATCACTGCAAGAGGCAAAGCAAAAACACAATGAGAATATGGCACTCATTGATGAAGGTCGCGATCCTCGAATTGTTAGGCAAGCTGACAAACTAGAAAACGAGCAACAAATAACACTAAACGAGTTATTCGACGACTGGTTCGAATTTCAGCGCGAAACGGGAGATCAAAAGGAAACGACTTTGAATGCCCACCGCTGGCGCTATAAAAAGTACCTTCAGCAGAAGCTTGGCGGCTTACCAGTCAACATGATTGATCGCCTCACACTACTCAAGACCTTACGTGAAACGGCACGGATCTCGAAAGAACAAGCGCGCAAGTCATTCACCACATTAAACCTTCCTTTGGATTATGCTCAGGCTCAACAAATCATTGAGGTTAATCCCTGCCGCTCTCTTAAACCCAAAGACGTTAACGCGTCAAAGGCAAAACCTCGCGACCGTTTTTTATCCATGGGTGAAATAAGCGAACTACTCTACTTGCTCAATAATGAATGTACCAATAGCTCGCCACAGCTAATCGTATTTACAAAAATAGCTTTAATAACTGGCGCTCGTCGTGGAGAAATACGAAACATGCGCTGGGCAGATTTAACGAGCAAAGATAATGAAACATTTTGGAGCATCAAAGAAACTAAGAATGGAAAGCCGCACCGTATTAGCCTGCACAAATATGCAATGCAGCTTATCAATAGCTTAAAACCCATAACCGGAGACTCTGAGTGGGTTTTTGAATCTTCCTCTAGAAGAGAACAGCCAATAGGAATTGATAGCCCTACACAATTTATTAGTCGTTTAATAGAAGACCATAACTTGGAACATTTTCGGCTGCATGACTTACGTCGAACTGCTGCGACACAGTGGGCTGAAGAGTTGTCAGCCGACTCACAGTTAATAGAACTTATGCTCAACCATTTACCACAAAACCAACTCGTTAGAACTTATCAAGTGGTGCAACGCTCTACTGAACAGTCTGAAATACGAGCTAAGTGGGAAGCCTTGCTTTCTAATTTTGGTCTTTTAGGTAAAGAAAAAACTATTAACTTCGATAAGACAGCTTAA
- a CDS encoding helix-turn-helix transcriptional regulator, with translation MQYLRVKDIQGMLGVSKSTIYRWMDERNFPTPIKFSAKAVRWRLDDIEKWITQQPNG, from the coding sequence ATGCAGTATTTAAGAGTAAAAGACATTCAAGGCATGTTAGGCGTATCAAAATCGACAATTTACCGATGGATGGATGAGCGCAACTTTCCAACACCAATAAAGTTTAGTGCGAAGGCAGTTCGGTGGAGGCTCGATGATATTGAGAAATGGATAACACAACAGCCGAATGGGTAA
- a CDS encoding rolling circle replication-associated protein, whose product MNTKSSAVQEATRNEYGTKFDWSLTLTYRNAIENVDTVNKHIKQLFDHLRRRVIGKSRVRYFNEQKHLMMIGAIERHADNSIHLHINLTNPPESVAKEDTSSDLLKHIHKEVLYFWENKKRHSIPSSSGRATNNVNPLMTLSESQTMLQYITKYTSQQNSNTFIAYWDSDIVALPTTCLR is encoded by the coding sequence ATGAATACTAAGTCAAGTGCTGTACAGGAAGCAACTAGAAATGAATATGGTACCAAGTTCGATTGGTCATTAACTCTTACATATCGAAATGCCATTGAGAATGTTGATACGGTCAATAAACATATCAAACAGTTATTTGATCATTTGCGTCGCAGAGTTATCGGTAAAAGTAGAGTTCGTTACTTTAATGAGCAAAAGCATTTAATGATGATAGGAGCTATTGAGCGTCACGCTGACAATTCCATTCATTTACATATTAACTTGACGAATCCACCCGAATCAGTCGCTAAAGAAGACACCTCAAGTGACTTACTAAAACACATCCATAAAGAGGTTTTATACTTTTGGGAGAATAAGAAAAGACATTCAATTCCTAGTTCTTCCGGTCGCGCGACTAACAATGTAAACCCCCTTATGACCTTGAGCGAGTCGCAAACTATGCTTCAATACATTACCAAGTATACCTCTCAGCAAAACAGCAATACTTTTATTGCGTATTGGGATAGTGATATTGTTGCCTTACCTACTACTTGCCTCAGATAA
- a CDS encoding P-loop NTPase fold protein produces the protein MNLTAFKPLTENVSSNDELTDKVHERTAEAIYQFIKNERSGSEGLTIGLEGSWGSGKSHIINLTRGMFSHCTDTLFFSFDAWAHEGDPLRKAFLNELINEAINRSSSPDSSLVNSLEGIKAQVNRGTETRLTSHAKPSVLGLVLMLSLILTPLGYGLLASRPETSVSFYWGHISDIDWRLVSGGFCFVPLTIALYQVVSSLQKVQKLKEVIKSPFVRKKSEKSSCSEVREESDDNDGRFFTSTQTEFTAQKTLENGEPTSWDFSRYYDDVIKAITADKDYGFSKIVIVIDNIDRLSRIHARGVWSTLQTFFQSRSSSRISSNYNEKDIWYLIPYDRQAFCEAIEGSSSSEEDLSSQLGLLDKNFQVVFEVPPVVSSTWVDYFSRLVDTAFGYRWNSSEVEEFKEAFERINSKLHVSPTIREMRAVVNRAGAIAMQTMHSISTKNICLYVCMRRKHGEETFRKKLISSDGFSGLDIENHDRLELATILFNVEQNKAAQLLLEEPIIKALQSPTNNQITELYESHLNGFRIAWRQSRSTIGSLLDSDRDLFVKVSDSLIALAELDSSLVSPFNIHLRDSWGRFLEHPNISPSQDNFIASLSSAAKYFNKNYKSHLLKIKQKLTSGVQSLFTSPNARQHSAQAIAFYQKAVSIPEILNVWKPFYAEDIEAKNWVSWKRSEKETAREVELAVYPARKLDSLTAELNVFGSESSNDIWIIEEIFEKEPESPVWEQYLDKLIIWLNTKQMTDAESQFRLAHKVIDSDPKRYEEQTHELSQITRIGNPRVVLTGHFNAFFIARYVNSIPPQVRQNLHQFWNTSADINNELNDVIEVFRSNPEPLWLQAIGQNSNRAKSYINEKPLELTNNCEYVALNFDKVTKIFPKKARQIARQLINTGLADKLFDGFLSSPNDYINDINSLAEMYPELPTSSAFDSSKLNVQHWLLLLERHSPLCINVSNNEKLSEAFEQFMKRIIQESNRNLENFGISADFYNRLAANVMGENGSRKRRIVECYFSTPNDHLSDETFRLISDYLSSSLGYPSEKNVRSIMLQWIKQNKVDRVKWFINTNKWFSKYYGLLEEIKESCPHRTNALVELHKKLK, from the coding sequence ATGAATTTAACAGCTTTCAAACCCTTAACTGAAAACGTAAGCTCAAACGATGAACTTACAGATAAAGTGCATGAAAGAACCGCAGAAGCAATTTATCAGTTCATTAAAAACGAGCGATCAGGATCAGAGGGACTAACTATAGGACTAGAGGGGAGTTGGGGCTCTGGTAAGTCGCATATTATCAACTTAACCAGAGGTATGTTTTCTCATTGTACTGACACACTTTTCTTCTCGTTTGATGCATGGGCGCATGAGGGCGACCCGCTGAGGAAAGCATTTCTTAATGAGTTAATAAATGAAGCTATTAATAGGTCATCTTCACCAGATAGCAGCTTAGTGAATTCCCTTGAAGGCATTAAAGCTCAAGTTAACAGGGGAACTGAAACTAGACTAACCTCCCACGCTAAGCCCTCAGTTTTGGGTCTAGTGCTAATGCTATCGCTGATACTTACTCCTTTAGGGTATGGGCTACTGGCATCACGCCCTGAAACTTCTGTTAGTTTCTATTGGGGGCATATCTCTGATATAGATTGGCGCTTAGTTTCGGGGGGCTTTTGTTTTGTGCCGCTAACAATCGCTTTATATCAGGTGGTTAGCTCATTACAAAAAGTTCAGAAACTAAAAGAGGTGATCAAGTCACCTTTCGTTCGAAAGAAGAGCGAGAAGTCTAGTTGCTCAGAGGTTAGAGAAGAAAGTGATGATAACGATGGCCGGTTCTTTACATCTACTCAAACAGAGTTCACTGCTCAAAAAACTTTAGAAAATGGAGAGCCAACATCTTGGGATTTTAGTCGATATTACGACGACGTGATTAAAGCGATAACGGCGGATAAAGATTATGGCTTTAGCAAGATTGTTATTGTAATCGACAATATCGACAGACTGTCGCGTATACATGCAAGAGGCGTTTGGTCGACATTACAAACATTCTTTCAATCCCGATCATCTTCGCGGATAAGCTCAAATTATAATGAGAAAGATATTTGGTATTTAATTCCTTATGACAGACAGGCGTTTTGTGAAGCAATAGAAGGTAGTTCGTCTTCTGAAGAAGATTTAAGTTCTCAGCTAGGGTTACTCGATAAGAATTTCCAGGTTGTTTTTGAAGTGCCCCCGGTCGTTTCATCGACGTGGGTAGACTACTTTAGTCGCCTTGTCGATACCGCATTTGGGTACCGTTGGAACAGTAGTGAAGTTGAGGAATTTAAAGAAGCCTTTGAGCGAATAAATAGTAAGCTTCACGTATCTCCAACTATTCGTGAAATGCGTGCTGTAGTAAACCGTGCAGGCGCGATAGCAATGCAGACTATGCACTCTATATCGACCAAAAACATTTGTTTGTATGTATGCATGCGGCGAAAGCATGGAGAGGAAACCTTTCGAAAGAAATTAATTTCGTCTGACGGTTTCAGTGGTCTAGATATAGAAAACCATGACCGACTTGAACTAGCTACAATTCTTTTCAATGTCGAACAGAATAAAGCTGCACAGTTGCTACTTGAGGAGCCAATAATAAAAGCTCTTCAGAGCCCCACTAATAATCAAATTACTGAGCTTTATGAGAGTCATCTCAACGGCTTTCGTATTGCATGGCGTCAATCGAGATCGACGATAGGTAGTTTGCTTGATTCTGATAGAGACTTGTTTGTGAAAGTGTCAGATTCATTAATAGCCCTTGCAGAGCTCGATTCCTCACTTGTTTCTCCTTTCAATATACACTTAAGAGATAGTTGGGGGCGATTTTTGGAGCATCCGAATATTTCGCCGAGCCAGGATAACTTTATAGCCTCGTTAAGTTCAGCGGCGAAATATTTCAATAAAAATTATAAAAGTCACCTTTTAAAAATAAAACAAAAGCTTACTAGTGGGGTTCAATCTTTATTCACATCTCCTAATGCTCGTCAACACTCTGCTCAGGCAATAGCTTTTTATCAAAAGGCGGTATCAATTCCTGAGATATTGAATGTTTGGAAACCGTTTTATGCTGAAGATATTGAAGCGAAAAACTGGGTCAGTTGGAAGAGGAGTGAGAAAGAAACAGCTCGAGAGGTTGAGCTTGCTGTTTATCCCGCCCGAAAATTAGATAGTTTAACAGCAGAGTTAAATGTTTTTGGCTCTGAAAGCTCAAATGATATTTGGATAATTGAGGAAATTTTTGAGAAAGAGCCCGAATCGCCTGTTTGGGAACAGTATCTCGATAAACTCATTATTTGGTTGAACACAAAGCAAATGACAGACGCAGAGAGTCAATTTCGCCTAGCGCATAAAGTCATTGACTCTGATCCTAAGCGTTATGAAGAGCAGACCCACGAGTTATCACAAATAACAAGAATAGGTAACCCTCGTGTTGTTTTGACTGGACATTTTAATGCTTTTTTTATTGCTCGTTACGTAAACAGCATACCACCTCAGGTTCGCCAGAACTTACATCAATTCTGGAATACTAGCGCTGATATCAATAATGAGTTAAATGATGTTATTGAAGTTTTTCGATCTAATCCTGAACCACTTTGGCTTCAGGCTATTGGGCAAAATAGTAACCGAGCTAAAAGCTATATTAATGAAAAGCCACTTGAGCTTACTAACAATTGCGAATATGTAGCTTTGAACTTTGATAAGGTTACGAAAATCTTTCCTAAAAAGGCTCGCCAGATAGCAAGACAATTAATAAACACAGGCTTAGCTGATAAGTTATTTGATGGTTTCCTAAGTTCTCCTAATGATTATATCAATGATATTAATTCACTAGCCGAGATGTATCCTGAACTGCCCACTAGCTCTGCGTTTGATTCGTCTAAGCTTAATGTTCAACATTGGCTCCTTCTGTTAGAACGGCATTCTCCTCTATGTATTAATGTTTCTAATAATGAAAAGTTATCTGAAGCTTTTGAACAGTTCATGAAAAGGATAATTCAAGAATCGAATAGAAACTTAGAGAACTTTGGTATAAGTGCCGATTTCTATAACCGGTTAGCTGCTAATGTTATGGGGGAAAATGGAAGTAGGAAAAGGCGTATAGTAGAGTGTTATTTCTCTACTCCAAATGATCACTTAAGTGATGAAACGTTTAGGCTCATTAGTGACTACCTGTCCTCTTCTCTAGGTTATCCAAGCGAAAAGAATGTAAGAAGTATTATGCTTCAATGGATTAAGCAAAATAAGGTGGATCGAGTAAAGTGGTTCATTAATACTAATAAGTGGTTTAGCAAATACTATGGTTTACTTGAAGAGATAAAAGAGTCCTGCCCACATAGAACAAATGCTTTAGTAGAGCTGCATAAGAAACTGAAATAA